From Arctopsyche grandis isolate Sample6627 chromosome 12, ASM5162203v2, whole genome shotgun sequence, one genomic window encodes:
- the Tbh gene encoding tyramine beta hydroxylase, translated as MRQYFHIINTFNPQDADYSSINPHLQRFQYFSISKRLGKMIFMLGLMSAVMAIIIDPEHRMHLETVLPPYGIVPRHDIYKAALSPKGDVQLSWWLDYATQLVTIRVDLSPDEDFDWFAVGFSDYGDTKNADYCIMRHLDDVGVIQDYIADGDGHVTLDKHQDCLNPIWNQNQNYMQFSRHFDTCDDEDYIIEEGTTHILWAEGKGLCGPQPDSQATHKGMVRVQLLKNNATAETNQISSMDSRPLVFGVEDVKVPGTDTTYYCSTFKLPDWLLEKQHQIIMYESLVTPGNEGLVHHMEIFYCDAPNDHVVESYEGPCDQKPQSAMVCSKVRAAWAMGATPFHYPIEAGLSIGGPDSNPSVMIEVHYNNPDMKDDWVDSSGIRLLVTSKLRKYEASIMELGLEYTDKMMIPPMQQSFQLSGYCTSACTNTGLPEGGIIVFGSQLHTHLTGTAVETRHYRDGKELPMLNQDKHYSTHFQEIRILKRFVHIKPGDHLVTSCNYKTMDRPNITFGGHSIQDEMCVNYIHYYPATTLEVCKSSVSTEALKNFFDFETNENGVTINDNMTMREKYGAIPSWSPLMVDTLTLLFDNQSIAMQCNTSSGERFPGKWDPSEKDIVLTRLPTINTRQCPSVK; from the exons ATGAGGCAGTATTTCCATATTATCAATACTTTCAACCCGCAAGATGCAGATTATTCATCTATAAATCCACATCTCCAACGTTtccaatatttt tCAATTTCGAAACGACTCGGCAAGATGATTTTCATGTTGGGTTTGATGTCGGCTGTTATGGCAATCATCATTGATCCGGAGCACCGAATGCATTTGGAAACAGTTCTACCTCCATATG GGATTGTGCCACGGCACGACATATATAAAGCGGCACTTTCTCCAAAGGGAGATGTACAACTGAGCTGGTGGTTGGACTATGCCACACAATTGGTTACCATAAGGGTGGATTTGAGCCCTGACGAGGACTTCGACTGGTTCGCTGTGGGATTTTCCGATTATGGAGATACGAAGAACGCCGATTATTGCATCATGAGACACCTTGATGACGTTGGCGTTATACAG gattatatcgcCGATGGTGACGGTCATGTGACACTGGACAAGCATCAAGATTGTCTGAACCCAATTTGGAACCAAAATCAGAACTACATGCAGTTCTCTAGACACTTCGATACTTGCGACGATGAAGATTATATCATTGAA GAAGGCACCACTCACATCTTGTGGGCTGAAGGAAAGGGACTGTGTGGACCGCAACCAGATTCGCAAGCTACCCACAAAGGAATGGTGAGAGTACAACTGCTGAAGAACAATGCCACCGCTGAAACAAACCAGATATCAAGCATGGACAGTCGTCCGCTGGTCTTCGGCGTTGAAGATGTAAAGGTACCCGGCACAGATACGACCTACTACTGCTCCACCTTCAAGCTACCCGACTGGTTGCTAGAAAAACAACATCAAATCATCATG TACGAGTCGCTGGTGACGCCGGGAAACGAGGGTCTCGTCCATCACATGGAGATATTCTACTGTGACGCACCCAATGATCATGTGGTCGAAAGTTATGAGGGACCTTGCGATCAGAAGCCACAGAGTGCCATGGTGTGCTCAAAGGTCCGAGCGGCTTGGGCTATGGGAGCCACACCGTTCCACTATCCGATAGAAGCTGGATTGTCCATCGGCGGACCTGATTCCAATCCTTCGGTTATGATAGAAGTCCATTACAACAATCCAGATATGAAAGACG ATTGGGTCGACAGTTCTGGAATTCGTCTATTGGTCACGTCAAAGTTAAGAAAGTACGAAGCATCAATAATGGAATTGGGCCTTGAATATACGGACAAGATGATGATACCTCCGATGCAGCAGTCGTTTCAACTTTCAGGATATTGCACTTCAGCTTGTACTAATACA ggTCTTCCAGAAGGTGGAATCATAGTATTTGGATCTCAATTGCACACTCACTTGACGGGAACGGCAGTCGAGACTCGCCATTATAGAGACGGGAAAGAGCTGCCGATGTTAAATCAAGACAAACACTACAGCACTCACTTTCAAGAGATTCGCATCTTGAAAAGATTCGTACACATAAAGCCG GGTGATCATCTCGTCACCTCGTGCAATTACAAGACCATGGACAGACCGAACATTACGTTTGGGGGACATTCGATACAAGACGAAATGTGCGTCAACTATATTCACTATTATCCCGCTACTACTTTGGAAGTTTGCAAGAGTTCCGTCAGTACTGAAGCTCTGAAGAATTTCTTCGATTTTGAGACTAA TGAAAATGGTGTGACAATTAACGACAATATGACGATGAGAGAGAAGTATGGAGCGATTCCGAGCTGGAGTCCGTTGATGGTGGACACGTTGACGCTCTTATTCGACAACCAATCGATCGCTATGCAATGCAATACTTCAAGCGGAGAACGATTCCCTGGAAAGTGGGATCCGTCTGAGAAAGATATTGTTTTGACTAGATTGCCGACGATAAATACAAGGCAATGTCCATCAGTTAAATAA
- the LOC143919756 gene encoding kelch-like protein 41b isoform X1 has translation MLIVKASSNFAAKRVEYLYEAMQQDKKCDTAFTVRGRMFPAHLIILMACSEFFGTHEGLVEGIMSQFDYEVIDAILKYCYTGEINIGDKHRKKLVELANLLEVKIPPQFKTVNKSNCLNVLKSTGDSELLKKAMYLTLENFETLHKTQGFLKLPVSNVIEILKSNYLNVPSEESVFNAVKLWVNHDNANRKSNLAQLMRSVRLSLLSVEFIINVVMTFCHSCAECMTTIRQEIINKNDKSFVPRETPRSKIQKMALVGGWGIHVANTIDIFDGLNNSWTLSKNIGINKHSFASVLVGDWIVIIGGYNSSNESVTSVEYIDLKSGQKQPLKPLNQARYDLSAVTLRRDSSTDVYAIGGYDNGFLSSVERWNTNTRDWKIIAPLLVAVRDQSASVIADKIYITGGRTNENRKRISTNKVQMYSVATNSWTYRAQMIQRRHNHSCIAFKGKLYVAGGYDLQTSSNLDSVEHYDPNANVWTAFTKLPISIYGVTLCWFLNKLFSMGGNNKSDVWEYDETNKSWKTSTSLSRTREFAVAHVIPYDSII, from the exons ATGTTAATAGTGAAGGCGAGTTCCAATTTTGCTGCAAAACGGGTGGAGTATTTGTATGAGGCCATGCAACAAGATAAGAAATGCGATACCGCTTTTACTGTTCGAGGCCGAAT GTTCCCCGCACACTTGATCATTCTAATGGCGTGTAGCGAATTCTTTGGGACACACGAAGGTCTAGTGGAGGGGATTATGTCACAATTTGACTACGAAGTTATCGATGCAATCCTAAAGTATTGTTACACTGGAGAAATAA acaTAGGAGACAAACACCGCAAGAAATTAGTGGAGCTAGCCAATCTACTCGAAGTGAAAATTCCACCACAGTTTAAAACAGTAAATAAATCTAATTGTCTGAACGTTTTGAAATCAACGGGAGATTCCGAATTATTAAAAAAGGCAATGTATTTGACTCTGGAAAACTTCGAAACG CTGCACAAAACTCAAGGTTTTCTCAAACTGCCGGTCTCCAACGTGATCGAAATCttgaaatcgaattatttgaacgTACCTTCCGAAGAAAGCGTATTCAATGCTGTGAAATTGTGGGTAAATCATGATAATGCTAACCGTAAAAGTAACTTGGCACAGCTGATGAGATCCGTGAGGTTATCCTTGCTGTCGGTGGag tttatCATCAACGTAGTAATGACGTTCTGTCATTCGTGTGCAGAGTGTATGACCACTATTAGACAAGAAATTATAAACAAGAATGATAAATCTTTCGTCCCAAGAGAGACCCCTCGtagcaaaatacaaaaaatggcACTGGTTGGGGGATGGGGTATTCAT GTGGCAAACACCATCGACATATTTGACGGACTAAATAACAGTTGGACTCTATCCAAAAACATTGgaataaataaacattcttTTGCGTCTGTCCTCGTGGGAGATTGGATCGTTATCATCGGCGGATATAATTCTTCAAATGAATCAGTGACTTCA gtgGAATACATCGATTTGAAAAGCGGTCAGAAACAGCCATTGAAGCCGTTAAATCAAGCTCGTTATGACTTATCAGCAGTGACACTTCGGCGCGATTCGTCCACGGATGTTTACGCCATTGGTGGTTATGATAATGGCTTTTTATCTTCAGTGGAAAG GTGGAATACCAACACTAGGGATTGGAAGATCATCGCTCCATTGTTGGTGGCAGTTCGTGATCAGAGTGCTTCTGTCATCgccgataaaatatacataacaggCGGGCGTACAAATGAAAACAGAAAAAGGATATCCACGAATAAAGTGCAGATGTATTCAGTGGCGACCAATTCTTGGACTTACCGCGCTCAGATGATTCAGAGAAGACATAATCATTCG TGCATCGCATTCAAAGGGAAACTTTACGTCGCTGGTGGATATGATTTGCAAACTTCTTCTAATTTAGACAGTGTGGAGCATTACGATCCGAATGCAAATGTGTGGACTGCATTCACCAAACTACCGATATCTATATACGGAGTCACTCTCTGCTGGTTCCTAAATAAACTGTTTAGCATGG gtGGAAACAATAAAAGTGATGTTTGGGAATACGACGAGACGAACAAATCTTGGAAAACTTCAACAAGTCTGAGCAGAACGAGAGAATTTGCGGTTGCACATGTCATCCcatatgattcgattatttga
- the LOC143919951 gene encoding AH receptor-interacting protein-like isoform X2, which yields MNPDIDNCLIKKKILHPGSSFKPLKDGCKVHFHFQTRKTDADNTLIDDSRQIGKKEPMVLVLGKKFKLETWELLVKKMAINEVAKFTVDKSLVVEYPFISKTMRDLDKDVSERRTHFCAVTLQNEGIGYKDLNALIAKPCDLEFIIELLKVEFPEDYCKDSWQLSDDEKLTAIPVLKEKGNNLFKDKLYSEAADAYSEAICFCEQLMLKEKPHDVDWKNINNLKLPLLLNYSQCKLAQGDFYAVIEHCTTVLETEPDNVKALYKRAKAHMGAWSPAAAIKDFQRLKELDSSLNTAINKSLKELEAMQKEQDDKDRVKLKNMFT from the exons ATGAATCCAGATATAGACAATTGTttgattaaaaagaaaattttacatCCTGGATCGTCTTTCAAACCATTAAAAGATGGTTGCAAG GTCCACTTCCACTTCCAGACTAGGAAAACGGATGCAGATAACACTCTTATCGACGACAGCCGTCAAATAGGTAAAAAAGAACCGATGGTTTTAGTACTCGGAAAAAAGTTCAAACTCGAAACATGGGAACTTTTGGTCAAAAAGATGGCCATCAACGAAGTTGCAAAGTTTACCGTCGATAAAAGT TTGGTCGTGGAATATCCTTTCATATCTAAAACTATGAGAGATCTCGATAAAGATGTTAGTGAACGTCGGACACATTTTTGCGCCGTTACATTACAAAACGAGGGAATTGGATATAAAGATCTGAACGCGCTAATAGCAAAGCCGTGCGATCTAGAATTTATCATTG AACTTTTAAAAGTTGAATTTCCTGAGGATTACTGCAAAGACTCTTGGCAATTGAGCGACGATGAGAAGCTAACGGCGATACCTGTACTTAAAGAAAAaggaaataatttattcaaagatAAGCTTTATTCAGAAGCTGCTGATGCTTATTCCGAGGCGATTTGCTTTTGTGAACAATTAATGCTTAA AGAAAAACCGCACGACGTagattggaaaaatataaacaatttaaaactaCCATTATTATTGAATTACTCTCAATGTAAACTCGCTCAGGGCGATTTTTATGCAGTCATTGAACATTGTACTACAGTACTAGAAACTGAACCAG ATAATGTAAAAGCGTTGTATAAAAGAGCTAAAGCTCACATGGGTGCTTGGAGTCCAGCCGCAGCAATAAAAGACTTTCAAAGATTGAAAGAATTGGATTCCTCGTTGAACACGGCAATAAACAAATCGCTCAAAGAACTTGAAGCTATGCAAAAAGAACAAGATGACAAAGATCGggtgaaattaaagaatatgtTTACATGA
- the LOC143919756 gene encoding kelch-like protein 41b isoform X2: MLIVKASSNFAAKRVEYLYEAMQQDKKCDTAFTVRGRMFPAHLIILMACSEFFGTHEGLVEGIMSQFDYEVIDAILKYCYTGEINIGDKHRKKLVELANLLEVKIPPQFKTVNKSNCLNVLKSTGDSELLKKAMYLTLENFETLHKTQGFLKLPVSNVIEILKSNYLNVPSEESVFNAVKLWVNHDNANRKSNLAQLMRSVRLSLLSVEFIINVVMTFCHSCAECMTTIRQEIINKNDKSFVPRETPRSKIQKMALVGGWGIHVANTIDIFDGLNNSWTLSKNIGINKHSFASVLVGDWIVIIGGYNSSNESVEYIDLKSGQKQPLKPLNQARYDLSAVTLRRDSSTDVYAIGGYDNGFLSSVERWNTNTRDWKIIAPLLVAVRDQSASVIADKIYITGGRTNENRKRISTNKVQMYSVATNSWTYRAQMIQRRHNHSCIAFKGKLYVAGGYDLQTSSNLDSVEHYDPNANVWTAFTKLPISIYGVTLCWFLNKLFSMGGNNKSDVWEYDETNKSWKTSTSLSRTREFAVAHVIPYDSII; encoded by the exons ATGTTAATAGTGAAGGCGAGTTCCAATTTTGCTGCAAAACGGGTGGAGTATTTGTATGAGGCCATGCAACAAGATAAGAAATGCGATACCGCTTTTACTGTTCGAGGCCGAAT GTTCCCCGCACACTTGATCATTCTAATGGCGTGTAGCGAATTCTTTGGGACACACGAAGGTCTAGTGGAGGGGATTATGTCACAATTTGACTACGAAGTTATCGATGCAATCCTAAAGTATTGTTACACTGGAGAAATAA acaTAGGAGACAAACACCGCAAGAAATTAGTGGAGCTAGCCAATCTACTCGAAGTGAAAATTCCACCACAGTTTAAAACAGTAAATAAATCTAATTGTCTGAACGTTTTGAAATCAACGGGAGATTCCGAATTATTAAAAAAGGCAATGTATTTGACTCTGGAAAACTTCGAAACG CTGCACAAAACTCAAGGTTTTCTCAAACTGCCGGTCTCCAACGTGATCGAAATCttgaaatcgaattatttgaacgTACCTTCCGAAGAAAGCGTATTCAATGCTGTGAAATTGTGGGTAAATCATGATAATGCTAACCGTAAAAGTAACTTGGCACAGCTGATGAGATCCGTGAGGTTATCCTTGCTGTCGGTGGag tttatCATCAACGTAGTAATGACGTTCTGTCATTCGTGTGCAGAGTGTATGACCACTATTAGACAAGAAATTATAAACAAGAATGATAAATCTTTCGTCCCAAGAGAGACCCCTCGtagcaaaatacaaaaaatggcACTGGTTGGGGGATGGGGTATTCAT GTGGCAAACACCATCGACATATTTGACGGACTAAATAACAGTTGGACTCTATCCAAAAACATTGgaataaataaacattcttTTGCGTCTGTCCTCGTGGGAGATTGGATCGTTATCATCGGCGGATATAATTCTTCAAATGAATCA gtgGAATACATCGATTTGAAAAGCGGTCAGAAACAGCCATTGAAGCCGTTAAATCAAGCTCGTTATGACTTATCAGCAGTGACACTTCGGCGCGATTCGTCCACGGATGTTTACGCCATTGGTGGTTATGATAATGGCTTTTTATCTTCAGTGGAAAG GTGGAATACCAACACTAGGGATTGGAAGATCATCGCTCCATTGTTGGTGGCAGTTCGTGATCAGAGTGCTTCTGTCATCgccgataaaatatacataacaggCGGGCGTACAAATGAAAACAGAAAAAGGATATCCACGAATAAAGTGCAGATGTATTCAGTGGCGACCAATTCTTGGACTTACCGCGCTCAGATGATTCAGAGAAGACATAATCATTCG TGCATCGCATTCAAAGGGAAACTTTACGTCGCTGGTGGATATGATTTGCAAACTTCTTCTAATTTAGACAGTGTGGAGCATTACGATCCGAATGCAAATGTGTGGACTGCATTCACCAAACTACCGATATCTATATACGGAGTCACTCTCTGCTGGTTCCTAAATAAACTGTTTAGCATGG gtGGAAACAATAAAAGTGATGTTTGGGAATACGACGAGACGAACAAATCTTGGAAAACTTCAACAAGTCTGAGCAGAACGAGAGAATTTGCGGTTGCACATGTCATCCcatatgattcgattatttga
- the LOC143919951 gene encoding AH receptor-interacting protein-like isoform X1 has protein sequence MNPDIDNCLIKKKILHPGSSFKPLKDGCKVHFHFQTRKTDADNTLIDDSRQIGKKEPMVLVLGKKFKLETWELLVKKMAINEVAKFTVDKSLVVEYPFISKTMRDLDKDVSERRTHFCAVTLQNEGIGYKDLNALIAKPCDLEFIIELLKVEFPEDYCKDSWQLSDDEKLTAIPVLKEKGNNLFKDKLYSEAADAYSEAICFCEQLMLKEKPHDVDWKNINNLKLPLLLNYSQCKLAQGDFYAVIEHCTTVLETEPDNVKALYKRAKAHMGAWSPAAAIKDFQRLKELDSSLNTAINKSLKELEAMQKEQDDKDRVKLKNMFT, from the exons ATGAATCCAGATATAGACAATTGTttgattaaaaagaaaattttacatCCTGGATCGTCTTTCAAACCATTAAAAGATGGTTGCAAG GTCCACTTCCACTTCCAGACTAGGAAAACGGATGCAGATAACACTCTTATCGACGACAGCCGTCAAATAGGTAAAAAAGAACCGATGGTTTTAGTACTCGGAAAAAAGTTCAAACTCGAAACATGGGAACTTTTGGTCAAAAAGATGGCCATCAACGAAGTTGCAAAGTTTACCGTCGATAAAAGT TTGGTCGTGGAATATCCTTTCATATCTAAAACTATGAGAGATCTCGATAAAGATGTTAGTGAACGTCGGACACATTTTTGCGCCGTTACATTACAAAACGAGGGAATTGGATATAAAGATCTGAACGCGCTAATAGCAAAGCCGTGCGATCTAGAATTTATCATTG AGCTTTTAAAAGTTGAATTTCCTGAGGATTACTGCAAAGACTCTTGGCAATTGAGCGACGATGAGAAGCTAACGGCGATACCTGTACTTAAAGAAAAaggaaataatttattcaaagatAAGCTTTATTCAGAAGCTGCTGATGCTTATTCCGAGGCGATTTGCTTTTGTGAACAATTAATGCTTAA AGAAAAACCGCACGACGTagattggaaaaatataaacaatttaaaactaCCATTATTATTGAATTACTCTCAATGTAAACTCGCTCAGGGCGATTTTTATGCAGTCATTGAACATTGTACTACAGTACTAGAAACTGAACCAG ATAATGTAAAAGCGTTGTATAAAAGAGCTAAAGCTCACATGGGTGCTTGGAGTCCAGCCGCAGCAATAAAAGACTTTCAAAGATTGAAAGAATTGGATTCCTCGTTGAACACGGCAATAAACAAATCGCTCAAAGAACTTGAAGCTATGCAAAAAGAACAAGATGACAAAGATCGggtgaaattaaagaatatgtTTACATGA